One stretch of Urocitellus parryii isolate mUroPar1 chromosome 12, mUroPar1.hap1, whole genome shotgun sequence DNA includes these proteins:
- the Tmem17 gene encoding transmembrane protein 17, giving the protein MELPDPVRQRLGNFSRTVFSDSSRTGPEYSEGPDNEMVSSLALQMSLYFNTYFFPLWWVSCIMMLHMKYSVLPDYYKFIVITVIILITLIEAIRLYLGYMGNLQEKVPELAGFWLLSLLLQLPLILFLLFNEGLTNLPLEKAIHIIFTIFLTFQVISAFLTLRKMVNQLAVRFHLQDFDRLSANRGDNRRMRSCIQEI; this is encoded by the exons ATGGAGCTCCCGGATCCAGTGCGCCAGCGGCTGGGAAACTTCAGCCGAACCGTATTCAGCGACTCCAGCCGGACCGGGCCGGAGTACAGTGAGGGTCCGG ATAATGAAATGGTCTCCAGTTTGGCATTGCAGATGTCGCTTTATTTTAACACTTACTTTTTCCCACTTTGGTGGGTGAGCTGTATTATGATGCTTCACATGAAG tatTCAGTTTTGCCTGATTACTACAAATTCATTGTGATCACTGTTATCATCCTAATAACCTTAATTGAAGCCATCCGGTTGTACCTGGGCTACATGGGAAACCTACAGGAGAAG GTTCCTGAGTTGGCTGGCTTTTGGCTTTTGAGCCTTCTACTGCAGTTGCCTTTAATTCTTTTCTTGCTCTTTAATGAAGGCCTAACGAATCTGCCCTTGGAAAAAGCAATTCATATCATCTTCACTATCTTCCTTACATTCCAAGTTATTTCAGCATTTCTTACCTTGAGGAAAATGGTCAATCAGTTGGCAGTTCGTTTCCATCTCCAGGACTTTGATCGGCTGTCTGCAAACAGAGGAGACAATAGAAGAATGAGGTCATGTATACAGGAGATTTGA